Genomic window (Granulicella arctica):
TCGTACTACCACTACGGCCTCGCCCATCTCTATGAAGAGATGGCAGTTAACGCCGGTCGCCCCGACTACGCCACGCAGGCAGTCGAGGAGTACAAGCTCGCTCTCGATGCCGATCCGAACTCGGTCATGCTCCAGAACGGCCTCGCTGACCTTTACTTCAAAATTGGCCGAATCCGCGAGGCGGTCACCGCTGCTCAGGAGCAGGTCAAGAAGAATCCGGACGATCTGGAAGCCCATTCCCTGCTCGGCCGTGTCTACCTGCGCTCCCTGGGCGATATGCAGGGTGCGCAGTCCGCACAGATGTTGCAGCTTGCCATCGCGGAGTACGAGAAGCTCGCTCAGCTGAAACCAGACGATATCGAGACACACCTGCTTCTTGGCCAGCTCTATGGCCTCAACCACGATTCCGCCAAGGCTGAGGCAGAGTTCAAAGCCGCCCAGAAGATCGATGCCAACTCCGAAGAGGTCGTGCTCAATATGGCGCGCCTCTACAGTGAGCAAGGCGACACGCAGCGGGCAACCGACACGCTTGCCGCCATCCCTGAAGGGGATCGCACCGCCCGAGTCGAGTTCGCTCTGGGTGCAAGCTACGACCAGCTCAAAAAGCCGAAGGAAGCCGCCGCAGCCTATCAGCGCGCTCTCGATCAGGAGCCTGACAATCTAGACACAGAGCGCGGGCTCGCAAGCGCCCTGCTCCTTGACAACCAACTCGACAAGGCGATGAAGATCCTGCAGCAGATCGTCGCGACCGAGCCGCAGGATGCCCAGTCTCAGATTCACATCTCGGAGATTCAGCGCAGACAAGGTCACTACGACGAAGCCCTTGCGACGCTGAAGAAAGCTAAGCCCCTCGCACAGGACTCGCTCGAACTGAGCTACAACGAAGCGCTCATCTATGACTCGCTGGGTCGATACGATGAAGCAACCACGGTCCTGACGACCATCCTGGCAAGCTCCGACCATCCCGACGGCAAATACGCAGATGGTGAGAAGTCCAACCGAGCCATCTTCCTCGACCGGCTGGGAATCATCTACCGTGAAGAAAACAAGTTCTCCGAAGCCGCTGCCGCCTACAAGCAGATCGCCGCCATGGGTGGAGACTATGCCATCCGTGGGTATCAGGGCGAGGTCGATGCCTATCGTGACGCCCACATGTGGAAGGAAGCGACCGGCGCTGCAGCAGAAGCAGCAAAGGCGCTCCCGAAAGAGCGCGGTGTCCAGTTGATGTACGCTGGCCAGCTTGCCGACACCGGCAAGGTTGACGAAGGTATCGCGCTGGCAAAGAGCCAATACACAGGCACCACCGACGATCGCGATGTCGATGTAGCGCTGGCGCAGATGTACATTCGTCTACGTCGCTGGCCCGAGGCCACCTCGCTGCTCGACAAGTCTGAAGCTTCCGCATCCAAGCAGGAGGAGCGGCTTTATGTCTACTTCCTGCGGGGAGAAATGGCCGATCGGCAGAAGCTCTACGATCAGGCGGAGGCACAGTTTCAGAAAGCCCTCGCGATCGATCCTCAAAACTCGACTGTGCTGAATTACCTCGGGTATATGTACGCCGATCGTGGCATCAAGCTGCCAGAAGCCCTGTCGATGATTCGTAAAGCTGTCGAGCTCGATCCACAGAACTACGCCTTTCTTGATTCACTCGGCTGGGTCTACTTCAAATCGGGTCAGTACACACTGGCGGAAGAAAATCTCCGCAAAGCGAACGAGCGCGGCAGCACCGATCCAACCGTCCACGATCATCTCGGCGAAGTCTACGAGAAGACAGGCAAGCTGAAGCTGGCCGTCTCCCAGTGGGAGCGTTCCATGACGGAGTACGCGCACTCGCTGCCCGCTGACGCTGATCCAACCGACGTGGCCAAGGTGCAGCACAAGCTCGAAAACGCTCGCGTCAAGCTGGCCAAACTCGGTAACGCACCCCAGAACCAGAGCCAGAACGGCAAAGAGACGAAGCAGCAATAACCGCTTCGTCTCCGCTACACTTGGAACCATATGCCCAACAGCCTGCATAGCTGTGCCGTCACGGATACGGCAGCAGAGGAGTTATACGCTCGCGTGTACCCCGCGCCTCAGCGTGCCTCGCGGACCCCGTTCCAGCGCGATCGCGAGCGCATCGTCCAGGCACGAGCCTTTCGACGCCTCGCCGGTAAGACGCAGGTATTTACCAGCCGCGTCTCCGACCACTTTCGCAGCCGCCTGACCCACACCATCGAAGTCGTCCAGATAGCTCGCGACGTCGCCTCGGCTTTGGGCTTGAACGAAGACCTCGCGGAGACCCTGGCTCTCGTCCACGATATCGGCCATCCACCCTTCGGCCACGCCGGAGAGCGGGCGCTCGACCAGTGTCTACGGCGCCACGGCCTGCGCTTCGACCACAACCTTCATGCTCTGCGCATCGTCGAGCACTTCGAGCAGCGCTACGCCGCACATCGCGGTTTGAACCTGACCCTCGGGGTACGCGAAGGAATC
Coding sequences:
- a CDS encoding tetratricopeptide repeat protein — encoded protein: MTLSQRTSLLRYSYLLPAVALLAMTPSLLAQAPVKAAAAVSATPASTPDHAASYYHYGLAHLYEEMAVNAGRPDYATQAVEEYKLALDADPNSVMLQNGLADLYFKIGRIREAVTAAQEQVKKNPDDLEAHSLLGRVYLRSLGDMQGAQSAQMLQLAIAEYEKLAQLKPDDIETHLLLGQLYGLNHDSAKAEAEFKAAQKIDANSEEVVLNMARLYSEQGDTQRATDTLAAIPEGDRTARVEFALGASYDQLKKPKEAAAAYQRALDQEPDNLDTERGLASALLLDNQLDKAMKILQQIVATEPQDAQSQIHISEIQRRQGHYDEALATLKKAKPLAQDSLELSYNEALIYDSLGRYDEATTVLTTILASSDHPDGKYADGEKSNRAIFLDRLGIIYREENKFSEAAAAYKQIAAMGGDYAIRGYQGEVDAYRDAHMWKEATGAAAEAAKALPKERGVQLMYAGQLADTGKVDEGIALAKSQYTGTTDDRDVDVALAQMYIRLRRWPEATSLLDKSEASASKQEERLYVYFLRGEMADRQKLYDQAEAQFQKALAIDPQNSTVLNYLGYMYADRGIKLPEALSMIRKAVELDPQNYAFLDSLGWVYFKSGQYTLAEENLRKANERGSTDPTVHDHLGEVYEKTGKLKLAVSQWERSMTEYAHSLPADADPTDVAKVQHKLENARVKLAKLGNAPQNQSQNGKETKQQ